A window of the Hordeum vulgare subsp. vulgare chromosome 5H, MorexV3_pseudomolecules_assembly, whole genome shotgun sequence genome harbors these coding sequences:
- the LOC123400222 gene encoding cysteine-rich receptor-like protein kinase 6 isoform X1, whose translation MWRAQKDPEQSTHSLPIAATAMLAGHGILAVVTVLLLLPSARPLEDSTCDPSTTFAPNSTYQANLNLLAAALPGNASSAPAGFAALSAGTASRAYAMALCRGDASASSCAACVAVAFRAAGQSCPNNTGVTMYEDDCVLRFANRQFLDFLKADQWQAGELSIQTRTADGSVPTVAVAWFRAAATSILTAVSAASSNSTAGASDGKKQYFVTGEVDFDPRIYALAQCVPVLTPEQCSSCLGQLLVQIKVQLSTKPPWISSRVEWCDLRYNVRPFYQGQAMLQLQAPPAPSSGTPETGAEKKKSSAVGISVGIVCSLVLISILLALAFIRFRRINKATEHDNPFKKISRAQCVIYDLPALEEATENFSQRNKLGEGGFGAVYKGILPDGQEIAVKKLLGTAGHGLDQLHNEVLMLAELQHKNLVRLHGFYSHRDDTLLVYEYIKNGSLDNFLSDDTREEGHTLVWGQQYNIILGIAKGILYLHEDSSMRVIHRDLKPNNILLDEEMEAKIADFGLARLLGEGHTHTKTSGAVGTLGYMAPEYAIHGRVSPKIDIFSYGVLVLQIVTRRRECWSADGNTVNLLTEVWNHWKKGTISQMMDQTLDQHTRNQQLQCLHVGLMCVQAHPDDRPEISTVIFMLTRDSMELQLPEEPAFFFGSGQSSDFVSGEDISVNGVSFTEPYPR comes from the exons ATGTGGCGTGCCCAAAAAGACCCAGAGCAGTCAACACACTCCCTCCCAATCGCTGCCACCGCGATGCTCGCCGGCCACGGTATCCTCGCCGTGGTCACTGTCCTGCTCCTACTGCCGTCGGCCCGTCCGCTAGAGGACAGCACCTGCGACCCCAGCACCACCTTCGCGCCCAACAGCACCTATCAGGCGAACCTGAATCTCCTCGCCGCGGCGCTCCCGGGCAACGCCTCCTCCGCGCCGGCCGGCTTCGCCGCCCTCTCCGCCGGCACGGCCAGCCGGGCCTACGCGATGGCGCTCTGCCGAGGCGACGCCAGCGCCTCGTCCTGCGCCGCCTGCGTGGCGGTAGCGTTTCGCGCCGCCGGCCAGAGCTGCCCCAACAACACGGGCGTCACCATGTACGAGGACGACTGCGTCCTCCGCTTCGCCAACCGCCAGTTCTTGGACTTCCTCAAGGCCGACCAGTGGCAGGCCGGCGAACTCAG TATCCAAACCAGAACGGCTGATGGGAGCGTTCCGACAGTCGCGGTTGCCTGGTTCAGAGCCGCGGCCACATCCATCCTCACCGCTGTGTCCGCTGCTTCGAGCAACTCGACCGCTGGCGCCAGCGACGGCAAGAAGCAGTACTTCGTCACGGGCGAGGTTGACTTCGACCCCAGGATCTACGCGCTCGCGCAGTGTGTGCCGGTCTTGACACCGGAGCAGTGCAGCAGTTGTCTCGGCCAGCTCCTCGTGCAAATAAAAGTCCAGCTGAGCACCAAACCGCCGTGGATTTCATCTCGTGTGGAGTGGTGCGACCTGAGGTATAACGTGCGGCCATTCTACCAGGGCCAGGCCATGCTGCAGCTTCAGGCGCCACCTGCGCCGTCATCTGGTACTCCAGAGACTGGAGCTG AGAAGAAAAAGAGTAGTGCAGTGGGTATCTCTGTGGGCATCGTTTGTTCCCTTGTATTGATATCGATTCTTTTGGCTCTGGCCTTCATTCGCTTCAGAAGGATTAACAAGGCTACCGAGCACGACAACC CATTCAAGAAAATTTCGAGAGCGCAGTGTGTGATCTATGATTTGCCTGCGCTGGAAGAGGCAACTGAAAACTTTTCGCAGAGGAATAAGCTCGGAGAAGGTGGTTTTGGTGCTGTGTACAAG GGGATACTCCCGGATGGGCAGGAAATAGCAGTGAAGAAACTTCTGGGAACAGCTGGGCATGGTTTGGATCAGCTGCACAATGAGGTGCTGATGCTGGCGGAACTTCAGCACAAGAACCTTGTTCGGTTACACGGTTTTTACTCGCATCGGGATGATACACTTCTTGTTTATGAGTACATCAAGAATGGGAGCCTTGACAACTTTCTATCcg ATGATACTAGAGAGGAGGGACACACGCTAGTTTGGGGGCAACAATACAACATCATTCTTGGCATTGCCAAGGGAATATTGTATCTTCACGAGGATTCGAGCATGAGGGTTATCCACCGGGATCTGAAACCGAACAACATTCTTCTTGATGAGGAGATGGAAGCGAAAATTGCTGACTTTGGGTTGGCAAGGCTGCTAGGAGAAGGTCACACACATACCAAGACATCTGGAGCTGTTGGAACACT TGGTTACATGGCTCCAGAGTACGCGATACATGGACGTGTGTCACCCAAGATTGACATTTTCAGCTACGGTGTATTGGTCCTCCAAATCGTTACTAGGAGAAGGGAGTGCTGGTCTGCTGATGGCAACACTGTGAATCTCCTCACTGAG GTTTGGAATCACTGGAAAAAGGGAACAATCTCGCAAATGATGGATCAAACCCTCGACCAACATACTCGAAACCAACAGCTACAATGTTTACACGTTGGACTGATGTGTGTCCAAGCGCACCCGGACGACAGGCCTGAGATATCGACCGTCATTTTCATGTTAACCAGGGACAGCATGGAGCTTCAGCTACCGGAGGAACCTGCATTCTTCTTTGGGAGTGGGCAAAGTTCTGATTTCGTGTCGGGAGAGGACATTTCTGTGAATGGGGTTTCATTTACGGAGCCGTACCCTAGGTAA
- the LOC123400222 gene encoding cysteine-rich receptor-like protein kinase 6 isoform X2 gives MWRAQKDPEQSTHSLPIAATAMLAGHGILAVVTVLLLLPSARPLEDSTCDPSTTFAPNSTYQANLNLLAAALPGNASSAPAGFAALSAGTASRAYAMALCRGDASASSCAACVAVAFRAAGQSCPNNTGVTMYEDDCVLRFANRQFLDFLKADQWQAGELSIQTRTADGSVPTVAVAWFRAAATSILTAVSAASSNSTAGASDGKKQYFVTGEVDFDPRIYALAQCVPVLTPEQCSSCLGQLLVQIKVQLSTKPPWISSRVEWCDLRYNVRPFYQGQAMLQLQAPPAPSSGTPETGAEKKKSSAVGISVGIVCSLVLISILLALAFIRFRRINKATEHDNPFKKISRAQCVIYDLPALEEATENFSQRNKLGEGGFGAVYKGILPDGQEIAVKKLLGTAGHGLDQLHNEVLMLAELQHKNLVRLHGFYSHRDDTLLVYEYIKNGSLDNFLSALANLS, from the exons ATGTGGCGTGCCCAAAAAGACCCAGAGCAGTCAACACACTCCCTCCCAATCGCTGCCACCGCGATGCTCGCCGGCCACGGTATCCTCGCCGTGGTCACTGTCCTGCTCCTACTGCCGTCGGCCCGTCCGCTAGAGGACAGCACCTGCGACCCCAGCACCACCTTCGCGCCCAACAGCACCTATCAGGCGAACCTGAATCTCCTCGCCGCGGCGCTCCCGGGCAACGCCTCCTCCGCGCCGGCCGGCTTCGCCGCCCTCTCCGCCGGCACGGCCAGCCGGGCCTACGCGATGGCGCTCTGCCGAGGCGACGCCAGCGCCTCGTCCTGCGCCGCCTGCGTGGCGGTAGCGTTTCGCGCCGCCGGCCAGAGCTGCCCCAACAACACGGGCGTCACCATGTACGAGGACGACTGCGTCCTCCGCTTCGCCAACCGCCAGTTCTTGGACTTCCTCAAGGCCGACCAGTGGCAGGCCGGCGAACTCAG TATCCAAACCAGAACGGCTGATGGGAGCGTTCCGACAGTCGCGGTTGCCTGGTTCAGAGCCGCGGCCACATCCATCCTCACCGCTGTGTCCGCTGCTTCGAGCAACTCGACCGCTGGCGCCAGCGACGGCAAGAAGCAGTACTTCGTCACGGGCGAGGTTGACTTCGACCCCAGGATCTACGCGCTCGCGCAGTGTGTGCCGGTCTTGACACCGGAGCAGTGCAGCAGTTGTCTCGGCCAGCTCCTCGTGCAAATAAAAGTCCAGCTGAGCACCAAACCGCCGTGGATTTCATCTCGTGTGGAGTGGTGCGACCTGAGGTATAACGTGCGGCCATTCTACCAGGGCCAGGCCATGCTGCAGCTTCAGGCGCCACCTGCGCCGTCATCTGGTACTCCAGAGACTGGAGCTG AGAAGAAAAAGAGTAGTGCAGTGGGTATCTCTGTGGGCATCGTTTGTTCCCTTGTATTGATATCGATTCTTTTGGCTCTGGCCTTCATTCGCTTCAGAAGGATTAACAAGGCTACCGAGCACGACAACC CATTCAAGAAAATTTCGAGAGCGCAGTGTGTGATCTATGATTTGCCTGCGCTGGAAGAGGCAACTGAAAACTTTTCGCAGAGGAATAAGCTCGGAGAAGGTGGTTTTGGTGCTGTGTACAAG GGGATACTCCCGGATGGGCAGGAAATAGCAGTGAAGAAACTTCTGGGAACAGCTGGGCATGGTTTGGATCAGCTGCACAATGAGGTGCTGATGCTGGCGGAACTTCAGCACAAGAACCTTGTTCGGTTACACGGTTTTTACTCGCATCGGGATGATACACTTCTTGTTTATGAGTACATCAAGAATGGGAGCCTTGACAACTTTCTATCcg CACTAGCCAACTTAAGTTGA